One Carassius auratus strain Wakin unplaced genomic scaffold, ASM336829v1 scaf_tig00005214, whole genome shotgun sequence genomic window carries:
- the LOC113070712 gene encoding riboflavin kinase-like, which yields MRSLPYFCRGQVVRGFGRGSKELGIPTANFPESVVDNLPADISTGIYYGWARVDNGDIHKMVMSIGWNPYYKNTKKSMETHVIHKFKEDFYGQTLSVAMVGYIRPERGFESLDELIAAIHSDIEEAKMKLDLPEHLKLKEHHFFKTAVLTTPNQILNGHRL from the exons ATGAGGAGTTTGCCGTATTTCTGTCGGGGACAGGTCGTCCGCGGATTCGGACGGGGAAGCAAAGAGCTGGGCATCCCAACAG CAAACTTCCCAGAGTCGGTTGTGGACAACCTCCCCGCTGACATCAGCACTGGAATCTACTACGGATGGGCACGCGTGGATAACGGAGACATTCACAAGATGGTGATGAGCATCGGCTGGAACCCTTACTACAAAAACACGAAGAAGTCCATG GAAACACATGTGATCCACAAGTTTAAGGAAGATTTCTATGGTCAAACATTGAGTGTGGCCATGGTCGGCTACATTCGTCCTGAGAGAGGATTCGAATCACTCG ATGAGTTGATAGCAGCGATTCATAGTGACATTGAGGAAGCCAAGATGAAGCTGGACCTGCCTGAGCACTTGAAACTGAAAGAGCATCATTTCTTCAAGACGGCGGTATTGACAACACCCAATCAGATCTTGAACGGTCATCGACTGTAA